The Campylobacterota bacterium genome window below encodes:
- the lepA gene encoding translation elongation factor 4, giving the protein MDNIRNFSIIAHIDHGKSTLADRIIQECGAVSEREMTSQMMDTMDIEQERGITIKAQSVRLDYVKDGKHYILNLIDTPGHVDFSYEVSKSLASSDGALLIVDAAQGVEAQTIANVYMAMENDLTLIPVINKIDLPAADPDRVAEEIETTIGIDATDAVRISAKMGIGIRDLIDAIVDRIPAPVGNPEATTKAIIYDSWFDSYLGALALVRVFDGEIRMHQKVKLMHNNENHEVLDLMYPHPLRRQKTQSIKAGEIGIVVLGLKDVGSIRVGDTITDAKNPAPEPVSEYAPAKAFVFAGLYPIDTDQFEDLRDALDKLKLNDSSLSYEPETSIALGFGFRVGFLGMLHMEVIKERLEREFNLDLIATAPSVVYKVYKTDGTMIEVQNPSELPEPQNIERIEEPYVKATVITPVDYLGNIITLLTKKRGMQEKMDYLNETRVMLEYSVPMNEIVVDFYDKLKSLSKGYASFDYEPSGYREGDLVKLDVRVAGDVVDALSVIVPRSAAEYRGRELVKNMKEIVPRQLFEVAIQASIGNRIIARETVKSMGKNVTAKCYGGDISRKRKLLDKQKEGKKRMKAIGKVNLPQEAFMSVLKMD; this is encoded by the coding sequence ATGGACAATATTCGCAACTTCTCTATTATCGCCCATATCGACCACGGTAAAAGCACGCTGGCGGACCGTATCATCCAGGAATGCGGCGCCGTATCCGAACGGGAGATGACGTCGCAGATGATGGATACGATGGACATCGAACAAGAGCGCGGTATTACGATCAAAGCCCAAAGCGTCCGTCTGGACTACGTCAAAGACGGTAAACACTATATTCTGAACCTGATCGACACTCCGGGCCACGTCGATTTCAGCTACGAGGTGAGCAAGTCGCTCGCTTCCAGCGACGGTGCGCTGCTGATCGTCGATGCGGCACAGGGGGTAGAAGCGCAAACCATTGCCAACGTTTACATGGCGATGGAGAACGATCTGACCCTCATCCCCGTCATCAACAAGATCGACCTTCCCGCCGCCGATCCCGACCGGGTCGCCGAGGAGATCGAGACGACGATCGGGATCGATGCGACCGACGCGGTGCGCATTTCGGCCAAGATGGGGATCGGAATCCGCGATCTGATCGACGCCATCGTCGACCGGATCCCCGCCCCGGTCGGGAACCCGGAGGCGACGACCAAGGCGATCATCTACGATTCGTGGTTCGACTCCTACCTGGGAGCTCTCGCCCTTGTGCGGGTCTTTGATGGGGAGATCCGGATGCACCAGAAGGTAAAGCTGATGCACAACAACGAGAACCACGAGGTGCTCGATCTGATGTACCCGCATCCGCTGCGCCGCCAGAAGACGCAGTCGATCAAGGCCGGGGAGATCGGGATCGTCGTCCTGGGACTCAAGGATGTCGGAAGCATCCGCGTCGGCGATACGATCACCGATGCGAAAAACCCGGCCCCTGAGCCCGTCAGTGAATACGCCCCCGCCAAGGCGTTTGTTTTCGCGGGGCTCTACCCGATCGACACCGACCAGTTCGAGGACCTGCGCGACGCCCTCGACAAACTCAAGCTCAACGACAGCAGCCTCAGTTACGAACCCGAAACGTCGATCGCTCTTGGATTCGGATTTCGCGTCGGATTTTTGGGGATGTTGCACATGGAGGTCATCAAGGAGCGGCTGGAGCGGGAATTCAACCTCGATCTGATCGCAACCGCCCCTTCGGTCGTCTACAAGGTTTACAAAACCGACGGTACGATGATCGAGGTTCAAAACCCCAGCGAACTTCCCGAACCCCAGAACATCGAGCGGATCGAGGAGCCTTACGTCAAGGCCACCGTCATCACCCCGGTCGACTATCTGGGGAACATCATCACGCTGCTGACCAAAAAACGGGGAATGCAGGAGAAGATGGATTATCTCAACGAAACGCGGGTCATGCTGGAATATTCGGTTCCCATGAACGAGATCGTCGTCGATTTCTACGATAAACTCAAATCGCTCTCCAAAGGGTATGCGAGTTTCGACTACGAGCCCAGCGGGTACCGCGAAGGGGATCTCGTCAAGCTCGACGTCCGGGTGGCCGGGGACGTCGTCGATGCGCTGAGCGTCATCGTCCCCCGTTCCGCCGCCGAGTACCGGGGCCGCGAACTGGTCAAGAACATGAAAGAGATCGTCCCAAGACAGCTCTTCGAGGTCGCGATCCAGGCCTCCATCGGCAATCGGATCATTGCGCGGGAGACGGTGAAGTCGATGGGCAAAAACGTTACCGCTAAATGTTACGGGGGGGATATCTCCCGAAAACGCAAACTCCTCGACAAGCAAAAAGAGGGGAAAAAGCGGATGAAGGCGATCGGGAAGGTCAATCTTCCCCAGGAAGCCTTTATGTCCGTCCTCAAGATGGACTGA
- a CDS encoding phosphoribosyltransferase family protein codes for MRCLVCERFSLSHICGRCRESLLSPRLHQRKILGHIPVYSFFPYDEIEPLLLTKHTDLGHYVYSILADQAFRPFSKVWEYAQPVVSVGIDDRPKNGYSHTAVLNRALRSSLITPLYGRLRAQNLHKYAGKSVAERLMNPRAFRYEPFDAEEVILVDDIVTTGITLSEAAETLHAHGKKVILCLTLADAERK; via the coding sequence ATGCGCTGTCTGGTGTGCGAACGGTTTTCCCTTTCGCACATCTGCGGCCGTTGCCGCGAATCACTTCTCTCCCCCCGTCTCCACCAGCGTAAAATCCTCGGACACATTCCCGTCTACTCTTTTTTCCCCTACGACGAGATCGAACCGCTCCTGCTCACCAAACACACGGACCTTGGCCACTATGTCTATTCGATCCTTGCGGATCAGGCGTTCAGGCCCTTTTCCAAGGTATGGGAGTATGCGCAGCCGGTGGTATCGGTGGGGATCGACGATCGCCCCAAAAACGGATACAGCCATACGGCCGTTTTGAACCGCGCCCTGCGCTCGTCGCTGATTACTCCGCTTTACGGCCGGTTGCGGGCGCAAAACCTCCACAAATACGCGGGGAAAAGCGTTGCCGAACGCCTTATGAACCCGCGCGCTTTCCGTTATGAGCCTTTCGACGCGGAGGAGGTGATTTTGGTCGACGACATCGTCACGACCGGCATCACCCTCTCCGAAGCGGCCGAAACGCTCCATGCGCATGGAAAAAAAGTGATATTGTGCCTGACACTTGCCGACGCCGAACGCAAATGA
- a CDS encoding SagB/ThcOx family dehydrogenase, whose product MKNTSAAYEYHDRTKHRPSRYAPSLGYMDWAIQPDPFRTYPGTPRVPLVHDKTTPPFHLLFAPDILPRAPLCRESLSQLLRYSLGLAAIKRHGGSEWALRCNASSGNLHPSECYVVSPPLEGISGGCTLSHYAPREHALEILHTYDTSVIEGGFLILLSSAIWREMWKYGERSWRYAQLDAGHAYASIKTAASMLGWECGIVPSETADLAHRFGLDQPERFHPEERESPDLLIRIAQPRYSLPSPPLLAKASRLSPSHHRWDAVWAIDEAASGPYPQSDPLHQTRRLPAPSKNAGEVILKRRSAQAMDGSSLTETQFRQILDASFFCTEAPDVDFIVFVHRVEGLESGLYAYVRNPERLIRLRDAMDPDFDWLETGEGLYRLNRGDYRGAAQYLSCNQTIARDGAFSFGMLCRFDEILSESGAAGYKNLYHQCGMIGQMLYLEAASLNLSATGIGCFLDDEFHTLLGLSETAYQSLYHFTVGRAIVDTRITTLPPY is encoded by the coding sequence ATGAAAAATACTTCCGCCGCCTACGAATATCACGACCGTACCAAACACCGTCCCAGCCGTTATGCCCCCAGCCTGGGGTATATGGACTGGGCCATACAGCCCGATCCCTTCCGAACCTATCCGGGTACACCCCGGGTCCCCCTCGTCCATGACAAAACGACCCCCCCTTTTCATCTGCTGTTTGCTCCGGATATCCTTCCGCGTGCACCGCTCTGCCGCGAATCACTCTCGCAGCTCCTGCGCTATTCGCTCGGACTCGCCGCGATCAAACGCCACGGCGGGTCGGAATGGGCCCTGCGGTGCAACGCCAGCAGCGGAAACCTCCACCCCAGCGAATGTTACGTCGTCTCGCCGCCGCTTGAGGGGATCAGCGGAGGGTGCACCCTGTCGCACTACGCTCCCCGCGAACATGCGCTCGAAATCTTGCATACCTACGACACCTCCGTCATCGAGGGAGGATTCCTGATCCTACTTAGTTCCGCAATCTGGCGGGAGATGTGGAAATACGGCGAACGCTCGTGGCGTTACGCGCAGCTCGATGCGGGGCACGCATACGCGTCGATCAAAACGGCCGCGTCAATGCTGGGATGGGAATGCGGCATTGTCCCTTCCGAGACCGCGGATCTTGCACACCGTTTCGGACTCGACCAGCCGGAGCGGTTTCACCCCGAAGAGCGCGAAAGCCCCGACCTGCTGATCCGCATCGCACAGCCGCGCTATTCGCTCCCTTCTCCTCCCCTTCTGGCCAAGGCCAGCCGTCTCAGCCCTTCCCACCATCGCTGGGATGCCGTCTGGGCGATCGACGAAGCCGCCTCCGGCCCGTATCCCCAATCCGATCCCCTGCATCAAACACGCCGACTCCCTGCCCCCTCCAAAAACGCGGGGGAAGTGATCCTCAAACGCCGAAGCGCGCAGGCGATGGACGGCTCATCCCTTACCGAAACGCAGTTTCGGCAGATTCTCGACGCCTCTTTTTTCTGTACCGAAGCACCCGACGTCGATTTTATCGTCTTCGTCCACCGCGTCGAAGGGCTCGAGAGCGGTCTTTATGCTTACGTCCGCAACCCCGAACGGCTGATCCGGCTCCGCGACGCGATGGATCCCGATTTCGACTGGCTGGAGACGGGAGAGGGGCTGTATCGGCTCAACCGGGGGGATTACCGGGGTGCGGCGCAATATTTGTCGTGTAACCAGACGATCGCACGCGACGGCGCGTTCAGTTTCGGGATGCTCTGCCGCTTTGACGAAATCCTCTCCGAATCGGGAGCCGCCGGATACAAAAACCTCTACCATCAGTGCGGCATGATCGGGCAGATGCTTTACCTCGAAGCCGCTTCGCTCAACCTGTCGGCCACCGGGATCGGATGCTTTCTCGATGACGAATTCCACACCCTACTGGGCCTTTCGGAAACCGCGTACCAGTCTCTTTACCATTTCACCGTAGGACGCGCGATCGTCGATACCCGCATCACCACACTACCGCCGTACTGA
- the argJ gene encoding bifunctional glutamate N-acetyltransferase/amino-acid acetyltransferase ArgJ produces MYKLESLSGGVCAAQGFYADGIHIGLKKEGAKDLAFVYSEKPCAIASVFTTNKMTAAPIRHFRSKGEFETNFVLINSKNANAMTGRAGIDDIDEVLGALQQAYPQIQNPVMSSTGVIGVRLPKAKIIEGAKRFDLSRRDGIAASEAIMTTDTFAKRIAFEVTLENGASFRIGAMAKGAGMINPAMATMLCFITTDAAVDKQTMQSLLDECTHTTFNAASVDGDTSTNDTVMLMANGLSGAFHAGAFKEALEAIMLFLAKEMVRDGEGATKLVTYKVTGAVNHHEAEIAAKALSNSLLVKTALFGEDPNWGRIASTVGASGIMCDEAFLSIWFDDVCVYRKGELLFDETIEPLAAAVMKKSAFTIHCDIGLQDGTFTAYGCDLGHEYVKINADYRT; encoded by the coding sequence ATGTATAAACTTGAATCACTCAGCGGCGGTGTCTGCGCGGCACAGGGATTTTACGCCGACGGGATCCACATCGGCCTCAAAAAAGAAGGGGCGAAGGACCTGGCGTTCGTCTATTCCGAAAAACCGTGCGCCATCGCTTCGGTCTTTACGACGAACAAGATGACGGCGGCCCCTATCCGTCATTTCCGCTCCAAAGGGGAGTTTGAGACCAATTTCGTCCTCATCAACTCCAAAAACGCCAACGCGATGACGGGACGGGCGGGAATCGACGACATCGATGAGGTACTCGGCGCGCTGCAGCAGGCCTATCCGCAGATACAGAACCCTGTGATGAGTTCGACGGGGGTGATCGGGGTGCGCCTCCCCAAAGCCAAAATCATCGAGGGTGCCAAACGTTTCGACCTATCCCGTCGGGACGGGATCGCCGCATCCGAGGCGATCATGACGACCGACACGTTCGCCAAACGGATCGCTTTTGAAGTGACGCTCGAAAACGGTGCGTCTTTCCGGATCGGGGCGATGGCCAAGGGGGCGGGGATGATCAATCCCGCGATGGCCACGATGCTCTGTTTTATTACGACCGACGCGGCCGTCGACAAGCAGACGATGCAATCGTTGCTCGATGAATGCACCCATACGACGTTCAACGCCGCGAGCGTGGACGGAGACACCTCGACCAACGATACGGTAATGCTGATGGCCAACGGCCTGAGCGGCGCGTTTCATGCAGGCGCGTTCAAAGAGGCGCTCGAAGCGATCATGCTGTTTCTGGCGAAAGAGATGGTGCGCGACGGCGAAGGGGCGACGAAGCTGGTTACCTACAAGGTGACGGGTGCGGTCAATCACCACGAAGCCGAAATTGCGGCGAAAGCCCTATCCAATTCGCTGTTGGTCAAGACCGCCCTTTTCGGCGAAGACCCCAACTGGGGACGGATCGCTTCGACGGTCGGCGCGAGCGGGATCATGTGCGACGAAGCGTTTTTGAGCATCTGGTTCGACGACGTGTGCGTCTACCGTAAAGGGGAACTGCTGTTCGACGAGACGATCGAACCCCTTGCCGCAGCGGTAATGAAAAAGAGTGCGTTTACGATCCACTGTGACATCGGCCTCCAAGACGGTACGTTTACTGCCTACGGATGCGATCTGGGGCACGAATACGTCAAAATCAACGCCGATTATCGCACGTAG
- a CDS encoding ribose-phosphate pyrophosphokinase, translating into MRGYKIFSGSSCTEFAAEVCRTLDVPLSKAMVKRFSDGEINVQISESVRGRDVFIIQSTGAPSNDNLMELLIMTDALRRSSASSITAVVPYFGYARQDRKAAPRVPITAKLVADMFVTAGIDRVVTIDLHAGQIQGFFNIPVDNLYGSIIFQEYIRSKNLPNPIIASPDIGGVARARYFAEKLGLDMVIVDKRREQANESEVMNIIGDVAGKDVIMIDDMVDTAGTMVKAAAALKKKGATSVMACATHGVLSGKAYDNINNGELDELVVSNTLELRGQSDKIKVLSVAPLFAEVIRRVYHNESVNSLFS; encoded by the coding sequence ATGCGCGGATATAAAATTTTCAGCGGTTCATCGTGTACCGAATTTGCGGCCGAGGTGTGCCGGACGCTCGACGTCCCCCTCTCCAAGGCTATGGTCAAGCGTTTCAGCGACGGCGAGATCAACGTCCAGATCAGTGAGAGCGTCCGCGGACGCGACGTGTTTATCATCCAAAGCACGGGTGCCCCTTCCAACGACAACCTGATGGAACTGCTGATTATGACCGATGCGCTCCGTCGCAGTTCAGCCAGTTCGATTACGGCCGTCGTCCCTTATTTCGGGTACGCGCGCCAGGACCGCAAAGCGGCTCCCCGGGTTCCCATTACCGCCAAACTCGTTGCCGACATGTTCGTCACCGCCGGGATCGACCGCGTCGTGACGATCGATTTGCACGCGGGGCAGATTCAGGGGTTTTTCAACATCCCCGTCGACAATCTCTACGGTTCGATCATTTTCCAGGAGTACATCCGCTCTAAAAACCTCCCCAACCCGATCATCGCTTCTCCCGACATCGGCGGGGTGGCCCGTGCACGTTATTTCGCCGAAAAACTGGGCTTGGATATGGTTATCGTCGATAAACGCCGCGAGCAGGCGAACGAAAGCGAAGTGATGAACATCATCGGCGACGTGGCCGGCAAAGACGTCATCATGATCGACGATATGGTCGATACGGCCGGAACGATGGTCAAAGCCGCCGCCGCACTCAAGAAAAAAGGGGCGACGTCGGTGATGGCGTGCGCCACGCACGGCGTACTCAGCGGCAAGGCGTACGACAACATCAACAACGGCGAGCTCGACGAGCTGGTCGTCTCCAACACCCTGGAGCTGCGCGGGCAGAGCGACAAGATCAAGGTGCTCAGCGTCGCTCCGTTGTTTGCCGAAGTGATCCGTCGCGTCTATCATAACGAAAGTGTCAATTCGCTCTTCAGCTAA
- a CDS encoding potassium channel protein — MNLLRKIQKFLNWEPSPKPHITLNDELYAQFLPFRTPLILLQLCMIIGTLGYIVIEDYSLIDGLYQTGYTITSVGFGALKEGEFSAVGKLFTITLIIFGSALFTFVILVSVDVINQGHLKRIFKERKMLYRIARLKKHFVICHHNEYAIQVSKQLRENHIPFVVIDPREDLEEIARQYKYPYYIKAEPHTETAMLKAHLSSAKGVITLSNSIADNIALITSVRLFEKEHHIPAPYYVISGTEDAGAIDKLKKLGADTVVSSTKLAAQRITAMAARPDMENLLEQFLYKSDTPLDMEEIYVPKTSWMVLKKLKETHLRDIANVSVIGITKKDGKFMPMPKGDVLVMSESKLLVIGTQKGILFTKSLVKKQEKPEELKYV; from the coding sequence CGAACCCCGTTAATTCTTTTACAACTGTGTATGATCATCGGTACTCTCGGTTACATCGTGATCGAAGATTATTCCCTGATTGACGGATTGTACCAGACCGGCTACACCATCACCTCGGTCGGATTCGGGGCCCTGAAAGAGGGGGAGTTCTCCGCGGTGGGGAAACTCTTCACCATCACCCTCATCATTTTCGGATCGGCGCTGTTCACCTTTGTCATCCTGGTCTCCGTCGACGTGATCAACCAGGGGCACCTCAAACGAATCTTTAAGGAGCGGAAGATGCTGTACCGGATCGCCCGGCTGAAAAAGCACTTTGTCATCTGTCACCACAACGAATACGCGATTCAGGTATCCAAGCAACTGCGGGAGAACCACATCCCTTTCGTCGTCATCGACCCCCGGGAGGACCTCGAGGAGATCGCGCGCCAATACAAATACCCCTATTACATCAAGGCCGAGCCTCATACCGAGACCGCAATGCTCAAAGCGCATCTGAGCTCGGCCAAAGGGGTCATCACCCTTTCGAACTCGATCGCCGACAATATCGCCCTCATCACCTCGGTCCGGCTGTTCGAAAAAGAACACCATATCCCCGCTCCCTACTACGTCATCAGCGGGACCGAAGACGCCGGTGCGATCGACAAACTCAAAAAACTGGGTGCCGACACCGTCGTATCGTCCACCAAGCTCGCGGCTCAGCGTATTACCGCAATGGCGGCCCGTCCCGATATGGAAAACCTTTTGGAACAGTTTCTTTACAAAAGCGACACTCCGCTGGATATGGAGGAGATTTACGTCCCCAAAACGAGCTGGATGGTCCTCAAAAAGCTCAAAGAGACCCATTTGCGCGACATCGCCAACGTATCCGTCATCGGAATTACGAAAAAAGACGGGAAATTCATGCCGATGCCCAAAGGGGACGTTTTGGTAATGAGCGAAAGCAAGCTGTTGGTCATCGGTACCCAGAAAGGGATTTTGTTTACCAAATCGCTCGTGAAAAAACAGGAGAAACCGGAGGAACTCAAATATGTATAA